A genome region from Fictibacillus halophilus includes the following:
- a CDS encoding ribose-phosphate diphosphokinase, which produces MSTYVDPTLKVFTLNSNKELSKEIAQHIGIELGESSVTKFSDGEIQINIEESIRGCEVYVIQSTSDPVNQHLMELLIMIDALKRASAKTINVVMPYYGYARQDRKARAREPITAKLVANLLETAGATRVIAIDLHATQIQGFFDIPVDQLLGVPILANYFANKELDDIVIVSPDHGGVTRARKMADRLKAPIAIIDKRRPRPNVSEVMNIVGNIEGKTAILIDDIIDTAGTITLAANALVENGAKEVYACCTHPVLSGPAMDRIQNSSIKELVVTNTIVLPEEKKIDKVTQLSVAPLLGEAIIRVHEQLSVSKLFD; this is translated from the coding sequence ATGAGTACGTATGTAGATCCTACATTGAAAGTTTTCACGTTAAATTCTAACAAGGAATTATCAAAGGAGATTGCTCAGCACATTGGAATTGAGCTCGGGGAAAGTTCAGTAACAAAGTTTAGTGACGGGGAAATTCAGATTAACATTGAAGAAAGTATTCGTGGCTGTGAAGTTTACGTTATTCAATCTACAAGTGATCCAGTTAACCAACACTTAATGGAACTTTTAATCATGATTGATGCTTTAAAGCGTGCTTCTGCAAAAACGATTAACGTAGTAATGCCTTACTATGGCTATGCACGTCAAGACCGTAAAGCACGCGCACGTGAGCCGATTACAGCTAAACTTGTAGCTAACCTGCTTGAAACTGCTGGTGCAACTCGTGTTATTGCAATCGATCTTCATGCTACTCAAATTCAAGGCTTCTTCGACATCCCAGTTGATCAATTACTTGGTGTGCCGATCTTAGCAAATTATTTTGCAAACAAAGAATTAGATGATATTGTAATCGTATCGCCAGATCATGGCGGAGTTACTAGAGCAAGAAAGATGGCTGATCGCTTAAAAGCACCAATCGCTATCATTGATAAGCGACGTCCTCGCCCGAACGTATCTGAAGTTATGAACATCGTTGGTAACATTGAAGGAAAAACAGCGATCTTAATCGATGATATTATTGATACGGCTGGAACGATCACACTAGCAGCTAACGCACTTGTTGAAAACGGCGCGAAAGAAGTTTATGCATGCTGTACGCACCCTGTTCTTTCAGGACCTGCGATGGATCGTATCCAGAACTCTTCTATTAAAGAGCTAGTTGTTACAAACACGATCGTTCTTCCTGAAGAGAAGAAGATTGATAAAGTAACACAGCTTTCTGTAGCTCCTTTATTAGGAGAAGCAATCATTCGCGTTCATGAGCAACTTTCTGTATCTAAATTGTTTGATTAA
- the spoVT gene encoding stage V sporulation protein T yields the protein MKATGIVRRIDDLGRVVIPKEIRRTLRIREGDPLEIFVDRDGEVILKKYSPINELGDFAKEYAESLADSTGHVVLIADRDTYIAVAGGSKKDYHNKSIGKVVEASMSDRKTLVEPNGTEAELIDGIKENTSHVIAPIIAGGDPIGAVVMIGKEGKKLTELEQKLAETAAGFLARQMEQ from the coding sequence ATGAAAGCAACTGGTATCGTTCGACGTATTGATGACCTCGGGCGCGTTGTCATTCCAAAAGAAATCCGCAGAACACTTCGGATTCGTGAGGGAGACCCGCTTGAGATCTTTGTAGACAGAGATGGAGAGGTCATTTTAAAGAAATATTCTCCAATTAATGAGCTAGGTGACTTCGCAAAAGAATATGCGGAAAGCCTTGCAGACAGTACAGGTCATGTTGTGTTAATTGCTGACCGTGATACATATATTGCGGTAGCTGGCGGATCCAAGAAAGATTATCACAATAAAAGCATCGGTAAAGTGGTAGAAGCCTCTATGAGTGACAGAAAGACGTTAGTGGAACCGAACGGAACGGAAGCTGAGCTGATCGATGGGATCAAAGAAAACACTTCTCACGTGATCGCGCCGATCATCGCAGGTGGAGATCCGATCGGAGCAGTCGTTATGATTGGTAAAGAAGGTAAGAAGCTTACAGAACTAGAGCAAAAACTTGCTGAAACTGCAGCTGGATTTTTAGCTAGACAGATGGAGCAATAA
- the pth gene encoding aminoacyl-tRNA hydrolase, with the protein MKLFIGLGNPGSRFDGTRHNIGFEVIDTLSDSLNIPMQQTKFKGIYGTGVVGGEKVFLLKPLTYMNLSGECIGPFMDYFQIPLEDMIVVYDDLDTVPGKLRLRTKGSAGGHNGIKSMIAHLGTQEFKRIRFGIGRPTNQQPVPDFVLNRFSKEELPDIEHGIDRSVKACEAFLETSFDKVMNKFNG; encoded by the coding sequence GTGAAATTGTTTATTGGGCTCGGGAATCCAGGATCTCGATTTGATGGCACCCGGCATAATATAGGTTTTGAAGTAATAGATACATTATCAGACTCCTTAAATATCCCCATGCAACAAACCAAGTTCAAAGGAATTTACGGAACAGGTGTGGTTGGAGGAGAAAAAGTATTCTTATTAAAACCGCTAACGTATATGAATTTATCTGGAGAATGTATAGGTCCTTTCATGGATTATTTTCAGATTCCATTAGAAGATATGATTGTCGTGTACGATGATCTCGACACGGTTCCAGGAAAACTAAGACTTCGTACAAAGGGAAGCGCAGGCGGGCATAACGGTATTAAATCTATGATCGCTCACCTTGGAACGCAAGAATTTAAAAGAATTCGATTTGGTATCGGACGCCCGACGAACCAGCAACCAGTTCCTGATTTCGTTTTAAACCGTTTTTCTAAAGAGGAACTTCCAGATATCGAACATGGTATCGACCGATCTGTAAAAGCTTGTGAAGCTTTTCTAGAAACATCTTTTGATAAAGTTATGAATAAGTTTAACGGCTAA
- the spoVG gene encoding septation regulator SpoVG, producing the protein MEVTDVRLRRVNTEGRMKAIASITIDHEFVIHDIRVIDGNNGMFVAMPSKRTPDGEFRDIAHPITSSTREKIQNAVLTEYHRMGEMESALEEAGAS; encoded by the coding sequence ATGGAAGTGACTGACGTAAGATTACGCCGTGTAAATACAGAAGGCCGTATGAAAGCGATTGCCTCCATTACAATCGATCATGAATTTGTCATTCATGATATTAGGGTAATCGATGGCAATAATGGAATGTTCGTAGCTATGCCAAGCAAACGAACACCAGATGGAGAGTTCCGTGACATCGCGCATCCGATCACGTCTAGTACACGTGAGAAGATCCAAAACGCGGTGTTAACAGAATATCACCGTATGGGAGAGATGGAGTCTGCTTTAGAAGAAGCAGGGGCTTCATAA
- the mfd gene encoding transcription-repair coupling factor: protein MLGLKKYFSQGEDFKSIMDGINGGLKEQLVAGLSGSARTMLISSLHENTGKPQLVVTHNLFQAQKLYEDLTSLLSEDEVYLYPVNDLISSEMAISSPELKSQRIEALNQLSQSFKGVIITPVAGLRRYLPPVEVWKKAGLSFQLGEDIDSDEILKKLVAMGYERSSMVQTPGEFSVRGGIIDIYPLTEKNPVRIELFDTEIDSIRYFEAETQRSQDKVKTISIAPAEELILFDEHYNNAADRIDAKLASTLKNIKDDALKETLVENISYETGRLREKQQFQSMYKYASLFYDEPASLLQYISPNSLVVMDEIGRIQETSQQLDKEEAEWQTALLEHGELVQDLTISPDTNQLLGDKKAFPIIYLSLFLRHVPHTQPQNILNVECKSMQNFHGQMNVLKGEMDRWKKLGFAIVFIAMNKERANRLERVLADYEMDAGIIGADQNIQPKTSQILLGDLGSGFESVKQKLVVITEEEVFTKKAKRPARKQKMTNAERIKSYSELKVGDYVVHVNHGIGKYLGIETLEIKGVHKDYLHIKYSGNDKLYVPVEQIDQVQKYVGSEGKEPKIYSLGGSDWKKVKSRVKSSVQDIADDLIKLYAEREASRGYAFAEDGAEQSEFEGSFPYQETDDQLRAIEEIKKDMESVRPMDRLLCGDVGYGKTEVAIRAAFKAIMDGKQVAFLVPTTILAQQHFETFRERFSEFPITIGSLSRFRSKKEQNEVLKGLKAGTVDIAIGTHRLLSKDVQYKDLGLLIIDEEQRFGVTHKEKIKTLKSNVDVLTLTATPIPRTLHMSMLGVRDLSVIETPPENRFPVQTYVMDYNGSLVREAIEREMGRGGQVYFLYNRVDSIERMAEQISMLVPDCRVAYAHGQMSENELESVMLEFLDGNYDVLVSTTIIETGVDIPNVNTLIVYDADKMGLSQLYQLRGRVGRSNRVAYAYFTYQRDKVLTEVAEKRLQAIKEFTELGSGFKIAMRDLSIRGAGNLLGAQQHGFIDSVGFDLYSQMLEEAIQERKGNKPKEVEEDVDLNIEVDAYIPTNYIGDEKQKIEMYKHVRAAKALKDISDLQEEFIDRFGDYPVEVECLLLVAGIKLRAKREGVKTIEQKQDTVNMILNEKTTSLVDGGKMFEIANKIGRHVNLGMQGNLMKVIINRKRVKDLDLLKQIDLFLKEMKHARKEKTTNTP from the coding sequence ATGCTTGGATTGAAGAAATATTTTAGTCAGGGAGAAGACTTTAAATCCATAATGGATGGCATCAATGGAGGATTGAAAGAACAACTCGTCGCTGGTCTTTCAGGCTCTGCTCGAACGATGCTTATCAGCAGTCTTCATGAGAATACAGGTAAACCTCAACTCGTTGTAACCCATAATCTATTTCAAGCACAAAAACTATACGAAGATCTAACTTCTCTCTTATCTGAAGATGAAGTTTATTTATATCCTGTAAATGATCTGATCTCATCTGAGATGGCCATATCGAGTCCTGAATTAAAAAGCCAAAGAATCGAGGCTTTAAATCAGCTGAGTCAATCTTTTAAAGGTGTCATTATCACACCTGTTGCAGGTTTAAGACGATACTTGCCACCGGTTGAGGTTTGGAAAAAAGCTGGTCTTTCTTTTCAGTTAGGAGAAGATATCGATTCAGATGAAATCTTAAAAAAATTAGTCGCAATGGGTTATGAACGTTCATCAATGGTTCAAACACCTGGAGAATTTAGTGTTCGTGGTGGGATTATTGATATTTACCCGCTAACTGAAAAGAATCCTGTTCGAATCGAACTCTTCGATACAGAGATCGACTCTATCCGATATTTTGAAGCAGAAACACAGCGTTCGCAGGATAAAGTTAAAACGATTTCTATTGCTCCAGCCGAAGAACTGATTCTTTTCGATGAACATTATAACAACGCAGCAGATCGTATAGATGCGAAGCTGGCATCTACTTTGAAAAATATTAAAGATGATGCATTAAAAGAGACACTAGTTGAAAATATCAGCTATGAAACAGGAAGATTGCGTGAGAAGCAACAGTTTCAAAGCATGTATAAATACGCATCTCTTTTTTACGATGAACCGGCAAGCCTTTTGCAATACATATCACCTAACAGTTTAGTGGTTATGGATGAGATCGGCAGAATTCAAGAAACGAGTCAGCAGCTGGATAAAGAAGAGGCAGAATGGCAGACGGCACTTCTTGAGCATGGAGAGCTTGTACAAGACCTTACGATTTCGCCAGATACGAATCAATTGCTTGGTGATAAGAAGGCATTTCCAATTATATATTTATCTCTGTTTTTAAGGCATGTCCCACACACGCAACCTCAAAATATTTTAAACGTAGAATGTAAGAGCATGCAGAATTTTCACGGTCAGATGAATGTCCTAAAAGGTGAGATGGACCGGTGGAAGAAACTCGGATTTGCGATCGTTTTTATAGCGATGAACAAAGAGCGGGCGAATCGGCTTGAACGAGTACTTGCAGATTATGAGATGGATGCAGGTATCATTGGGGCAGATCAGAACATTCAACCGAAGACGAGTCAGATCCTACTTGGAGATCTTGGTAGCGGATTTGAATCTGTGAAGCAGAAGCTTGTTGTTATCACAGAGGAAGAAGTATTTACAAAAAAGGCAAAACGTCCTGCAAGAAAACAGAAGATGACGAACGCCGAGCGGATCAAGAGCTATTCTGAACTAAAAGTAGGCGATTATGTCGTTCACGTGAATCACGGGATTGGAAAGTACTTAGGGATTGAAACGCTTGAGATCAAAGGGGTCCACAAAGACTATCTGCATATTAAATATTCCGGCAATGACAAATTGTATGTTCCGGTTGAGCAGATCGACCAAGTTCAAAAATATGTAGGATCTGAAGGCAAAGAACCTAAGATCTATTCGCTAGGCGGTAGTGATTGGAAGAAAGTTAAGAGCAGAGTTAAGTCTTCGGTTCAAGATATTGCGGATGATCTCATCAAGCTTTATGCAGAGCGTGAAGCGAGCAGAGGATACGCTTTCGCTGAAGATGGTGCAGAACAGAGTGAGTTTGAGGGAAGTTTCCCTTACCAAGAAACGGACGATCAGCTTCGAGCAATCGAAGAGATTAAAAAAGACATGGAGAGCGTTCGTCCGATGGATCGACTACTTTGTGGAGATGTAGGTTACGGAAAAACGGAAGTGGCGATCCGTGCCGCGTTTAAGGCGATCATGGACGGTAAGCAAGTAGCGTTCCTTGTTCCTACTACAATCTTAGCTCAGCAGCATTTTGAAACGTTTCGTGAGCGGTTCTCTGAGTTTCCGATCACAATTGGCAGTTTAAGTCGTTTTCGGTCTAAAAAAGAGCAAAACGAAGTGCTTAAAGGTCTAAAAGCAGGGACAGTCGATATCGCGATCGGGACACACCGACTGCTTTCTAAAGATGTTCAATACAAAGATCTAGGCTTGCTCATCATTGATGAAGAGCAGCGTTTCGGGGTTACGCATAAAGAGAAGATCAAAACGCTAAAATCAAACGTGGATGTGCTTACGTTAACGGCAACGCCTATTCCGCGTACACTTCATATGTCGATGCTAGGTGTTCGTGATTTATCTGTTATTGAAACACCACCTGAGAATCGTTTCCCGGTGCAGACGTATGTGATGGACTATAATGGTTCTCTTGTTCGAGAAGCGATCGAGAGAGAGATGGGACGCGGTGGGCAAGTGTATTTCTTATACAACCGTGTAGATTCAATTGAACGAATGGCAGAGCAAATTTCTATGCTTGTCCCGGATTGCCGTGTTGCCTATGCTCACGGGCAGATGTCTGAGAATGAACTTGAAAGTGTTATGCTGGAATTCTTAGATGGAAATTATGATGTATTGGTATCTACAACGATTATTGAGACCGGTGTGGACATTCCTAACGTAAATACATTAATCGTGTACGATGCGGATAAGATGGGGCTCTCGCAGCTTTATCAGTTAAGAGGCCGGGTCGGGCGTTCTAACCGTGTCGCTTACGCGTATTTTACGTATCAACGGGATAAAGTTTTGACAGAAGTTGCGGAAAAACGGCTACAGGCGATCAAAGAATTTACCGAATTAGGATCTGGCTTTAAGATCGCGATGCGAGATCTTTCCATTCGTGGTGCGGGTAATCTCCTAGGTGCTCAACAGCATGGATTTATCGACTCTGTTGGTTTTGATCTGTACTCGCAGATGCTTGAAGAGGCGATACAAGAAAGAAAAGGTAACAAACCGAAAGAAGTGGAAGAAGACGTTGACCTCAATATTGAGGTGGATGCTTATATTCCGACGAATTATATCGGTGACGAAAAACAAAAGATTGAGATGTACAAACACGTACGAGCTGCAAAAGCTTTAAAAGATATTTCTGATTTGCAAGAGGAGTTTATCGATCGTTTCGGTGACTATCCAGTCGAAGTTGAGTGTTTACTTTTAGTAGCAGGCATTAAACTACGCGCTAAACGAGAAGGCGTGAAGACGATCGAACAGAAGCAGGATACGGTGAACATGATTCTTAATGAAAAGACGACTTCATTGGTTGATGGCGGGAAGATGTTCGAGATCGCCAATAAGATCGGCCGACACGTAAACCTCGGCATGCAGGGTAATCTGATGAAAGTAATTATTAACCGTAAACGAGTAAAAGACTTGGATCTGTTGAAGCAGATTGATCTTTTCCTAAAAGAAATGAAGCATGCTAGGAAAGAAAAGACAACAAATACACCATAA
- a CDS encoding RidA family protein — MKKIHTEEAPAAIGPYSQGIVIDKLFFSSGQIPLTKEGVMIDGDVKEQTHQVFQNLQAVLKEAGSSLDQVVKATVFIKDMNEFADINEVYGQYFNDHKPARSCVEVARLPKDAKVEIEVIALTK; from the coding sequence ATGAAAAAAATTCATACAGAAGAAGCACCTGCAGCAATCGGTCCTTATTCTCAAGGGATTGTAATCGACAAATTATTCTTCAGTTCAGGTCAGATTCCTCTAACGAAAGAAGGAGTTATGATCGATGGAGATGTAAAAGAACAAACACATCAAGTGTTTCAAAATCTACAAGCGGTCTTGAAAGAAGCAGGCTCTTCACTTGATCAAGTCGTGAAAGCAACGGTTTTTATTAAAGACATGAACGAGTTTGCAGATATTAATGAAGTGTATGGTCAATATTTCAACGACCATAAGCCAGCAAGATCTTGTGTAGAAGTTGCAAGGCTCCCGAAAGATGCAAAAGTAGAAATAGAAGTCATCGCACTTACAAAATAA
- the glmU gene encoding bifunctional UDP-N-acetylglucosamine diphosphorylase/glucosamine-1-phosphate N-acetyltransferase GlmU — MTNRYAVILAAGQGTRMKSKLYKVLHPVCGKPMVQHVVDQINSLQMKQLVAVVGHGAEKVQDQLGSDVQYVLQEEQLGTAHAVMQAESALANKEGITLVVCGDTPLITSETMQKLIAEHESLGAKATILTAKAEDPSGYGRIIRNSEGTVERNVEHKDASEEERKVTEINTGTYCFDNKALFDALKQVNNENVQGEYYLPDVIEILKNAGEVVAAYQTPDFNETLGVNDRVALSQAERYMKKRINERHMRNGVTLIDPDQTYISDDAVIGSDTVIYPGTVILGQTKIGEENIIGPQSEIKDSVIGNGNTIRQSVIHDSEVGDLTAIGPFAHIRPKSVLENKVKIGNFVEIKKSVMSTGSKASHLSYIGDAEIGKDVNLGCGSITVNYDGKNKFLTKVEDGAFIGCNSNLVAPVTVGKNAYVAAGSTITNDVPAESLSIARSRQTVKENYVQKLNEKQNQNQ, encoded by the coding sequence ATGACAAATCGCTATGCGGTCATTCTTGCTGCGGGTCAAGGAACAAGGATGAAATCCAAATTATATAAAGTGTTGCATCCTGTTTGTGGGAAACCAATGGTTCAACATGTTGTTGATCAAATCAACTCTCTTCAAATGAAACAGTTGGTGGCAGTAGTCGGCCATGGTGCTGAAAAAGTTCAAGACCAACTAGGATCTGACGTTCAGTATGTCCTTCAAGAAGAGCAGCTTGGTACAGCACATGCTGTTATGCAAGCTGAAAGCGCCCTAGCAAATAAAGAAGGAATCACACTTGTTGTTTGTGGTGATACACCTCTTATTACATCGGAAACAATGCAAAAGCTGATCGCTGAACATGAATCTCTTGGTGCAAAAGCTACGATTCTAACAGCTAAGGCTGAAGACCCTTCTGGATACGGACGCATTATCCGTAACAGTGAAGGAACGGTTGAGCGTAATGTAGAACACAAGGACGCATCTGAAGAAGAGCGTAAAGTGACTGAGATCAATACAGGAACTTACTGCTTTGACAATAAGGCGTTGTTTGATGCGCTTAAACAAGTAAATAACGAAAACGTACAAGGCGAATATTATTTGCCAGATGTTATAGAGATCTTAAAGAATGCAGGCGAAGTAGTAGCTGCTTATCAAACACCAGATTTTAATGAAACATTAGGTGTAAATGATCGAGTAGCATTATCACAAGCTGAACGATATATGAAGAAACGAATTAACGAACGCCATATGAGAAATGGTGTTACATTGATCGATCCTGATCAAACCTATATTTCAGATGACGCGGTAATCGGAAGTGATACGGTCATCTATCCTGGGACTGTAATCTTAGGACAAACGAAAATAGGAGAAGAAAACATAATCGGTCCTCAATCTGAGATTAAAGATAGTGTTATTGGAAATGGAAACACGATTCGTCAATCTGTTATTCATGATAGTGAAGTTGGAGATCTGACAGCAATCGGTCCATTTGCTCACATCCGTCCGAAGTCCGTTCTTGAGAACAAAGTAAAGATCGGAAACTTTGTAGAAATAAAAAAATCTGTGATGAGTACAGGAAGTAAAGCGTCTCATCTTAGCTATATCGGCGATGCTGAGATCGGCAAAGATGTAAATCTTGGCTGCGGATCTATCACAGTGAATTACGATGGTAAGAACAAGTTCTTAACAAAGGTAGAAGATGGGGCGTTTATTGGTTGTAACTCTAACCTAGTTGCTCCAGTCACCGTAGGCAAAAATGCTTATGTTGCAGCTGGCTCAACAATAACAAATGATGTTCCTGCTGAATCATTATCCATCGCAAGATCGCGTCAAACTGTTAAAGAAAACTACGTTCAAAAGTTAAACGAAAAACAAAACCAAAACCAATAA
- a CDS encoding 50S ribosomal protein L25/general stress protein Ctc produces MATNLTVEKRNTDKRSILTELRSKGHFPANLYGYGTKAVALSVDEPEFIKAYREVGKNGVLKLKVDGKDYSVMVQDMQVHPLKNSVTHVDFLAIDLNKETEAEVPVVLTGESVGVKEGGVLQRVLATVNVKALPADFPEQLEASVEELNIGDSLSVKDLPTGKKYEILHEEDEVIASVTPPKLQDEETDEETEEADAEGDAPESSESVADDSQEEEK; encoded by the coding sequence ATGGCAACGAATCTAACAGTCGAAAAAAGAAATACAGACAAACGTTCGATTTTAACGGAATTAAGAAGTAAAGGACATTTCCCGGCAAACCTTTATGGTTATGGGACTAAAGCTGTAGCTTTATCCGTTGATGAGCCTGAATTTATTAAAGCTTACAGAGAAGTAGGCAAGAATGGCGTACTCAAATTAAAAGTAGATGGAAAAGATTATTCTGTCATGGTACAGGATATGCAAGTACATCCTTTGAAAAATTCTGTTACGCACGTAGATTTTCTAGCAATTGACTTAAATAAAGAAACAGAAGCAGAGGTGCCAGTTGTTTTAACAGGTGAATCTGTTGGTGTTAAAGAAGGCGGAGTATTGCAACGTGTACTTGCAACAGTAAATGTTAAAGCATTACCTGCTGACTTCCCAGAACAATTAGAAGCTTCTGTTGAAGAATTAAATATAGGTGATTCCTTATCCGTTAAGGACTTACCAACAGGCAAAAAATACGAAATTCTTCACGAGGAAGACGAAGTGATTGCGAGTGTAACACCTCCAAAACTTCAAGATGAAGAAACGGACGAAGAAACAGAAGAAGCGGATGCTGAAGGAGATGCTCCAGAATCCTCTGAATCTGTTGCTGATGACAGTCAAGAAGAAGAAAAGTAA
- a CDS encoding putative polysaccharide biosynthesis protein, which translates to MKTKKYSVWEGALLLTSAAIIVKLLSVVYRIPYQNMTGDFGFYVFQQAYPFYAIAVAIAFTGFPMALSKMIVSEKNNDDHLIKTAAWTSVMLGLVSFLFLFLAAPFMAEWMGDRHLELPIKVISVLFLFIPLSAFFRGAYQGFGDMQLTAVSQLIEQTIRVSGILLLSYYFVLKGYSSYETGAVALSGSVIGALASGLFLLYFWKKGVTNTFSSESRFRFLYAAELLKTSIYLSLSALILALMQLVDAFLFVNVWIGSGMEAYDAKLLKGVFDRGQPLLQLGTVLAASVALAVVPEMASLVAEKKQKEIRTLAKLSVKISVVFGGAAAVGLICIMKHLNVMLFKNDNGSLALAILCISIIFVSIIYTTTGLLQGLGQGRFAAYTVLIAVLIKIAGNLVLIPSFGMEGAAASTVLATMAAAIAQLIKLQFVTKFLNGSRKTTLLALFISLILMSAGVWTWIQMTENYLFMADTRFQAMLMSMSASFIGAVIYILCIFMFKIFSQSEWNSVFHSIGFIQKVFKRLKKRRP; encoded by the coding sequence ATGAAAACAAAGAAATATTCCGTATGGGAAGGGGCTTTGCTGCTTACTTCAGCTGCCATTATCGTTAAATTACTCAGCGTCGTTTATCGGATTCCTTATCAAAACATGACGGGTGATTTTGGCTTTTATGTGTTTCAGCAAGCTTATCCTTTTTATGCAATAGCTGTTGCTATTGCGTTTACGGGCTTTCCGATGGCCCTATCAAAAATGATCGTGTCAGAGAAGAACAATGATGATCATTTAATTAAGACCGCAGCATGGACATCTGTCATGTTGGGTTTAGTATCGTTTTTATTCTTGTTTTTAGCGGCACCATTCATGGCAGAATGGATGGGAGACCGGCATTTGGAACTGCCGATTAAAGTAATCTCCGTTCTGTTTCTTTTTATTCCGCTTTCCGCTTTTTTTAGGGGAGCCTATCAAGGGTTTGGCGATATGCAATTGACTGCTGTTTCACAGTTGATCGAACAAACCATAAGAGTTTCAGGCATCTTACTTTTATCTTATTATTTCGTTTTAAAAGGGTATTCCAGTTATGAAACAGGAGCAGTAGCGCTTTCAGGATCCGTTATTGGTGCACTTGCGTCAGGATTGTTTCTTTTGTATTTTTGGAAAAAAGGTGTGACAAATACTTTTAGCTCTGAATCAAGATTTAGATTTCTATATGCCGCAGAGCTGTTAAAAACGAGTATCTATTTGTCATTAAGCGCACTGATCTTAGCGTTGATGCAGCTTGTTGATGCCTTCCTTTTCGTGAATGTTTGGATAGGAAGCGGCATGGAAGCTTATGACGCGAAACTACTGAAAGGCGTCTTTGACCGCGGTCAACCACTTCTTCAGTTAGGAACAGTGCTAGCCGCATCAGTAGCACTTGCTGTAGTACCAGAGATGGCATCGCTTGTAGCAGAAAAGAAACAAAAAGAGATTCGAACACTTGCAAAACTCTCTGTGAAAATTTCTGTAGTCTTTGGCGGAGCAGCAGCAGTTGGGCTGATCTGTATTATGAAACACCTCAATGTTATGCTGTTTAAAAATGATAATGGATCGCTTGCTCTTGCTATTCTTTGTATATCAATTATTTTCGTATCAATTATCTATACGACAACAGGACTTCTACAAGGACTCGGTCAAGGGCGGTTTGCGGCATACACCGTTCTTATAGCGGTATTGATAAAAATTGCGGGAAACTTGGTGCTCATTCCTTCTTTCGGCATGGAAGGAGCAGCTGCATCCACAGTATTGGCTACAATGGCAGCGGCGATTGCACAACTAATTAAACTTCAGTTCGTTACAAAGTTTCTAAACGGAAGCAGAAAAACAACACTGCTTGCACTATTCATCTCTTTAATTTTGATGAGTGCAGGTGTTTGGACGTGGATCCAAATGACGGAGAACTATTTATTCATGGCTGATACTCGGTTTCAAGCGATGCTGATGAGTATGAGTGCTTCATTTATTGGTGCAGTGATCTATATTCTCTGTATCTTTATGTTTAAAATATTTTCTCAAAGTGAATGGAACTCCGTCTTTCATTCAATAGGTTTTATTCAAAAGGTGTTTAAACGTCTTAAAAAAAGGAGACCATGA
- a CDS encoding anti-sigma-F factor Fin family protein — MAIHYRCRHCKTHVGTIDHHTVNAAQLGFETLSNEERQELLSYKENGDIEVTTTCEDCQDTLERNPEYHTLKSFIQ, encoded by the coding sequence ATGGCTATTCATTACCGGTGCAGGCATTGTAAAACACATGTTGGTACGATTGATCACCATACTGTGAATGCAGCACAACTCGGATTTGAAACATTAAGTAACGAAGAACGGCAGGAATTACTCTCCTATAAAGAGAATGGAGATATAGAAGTTACAACGACATGTGAGGATTGTCAGGATACGTTAGAACGTAATCCGGAGTATCATACACTGAAATCCTTTATTCAATAA